The Snodgrassella alvi wkB2 genome window below encodes:
- a CDS encoding polyamine aminopropyltransferase, whose product MNPALIVSVFVVASCGLAYELIIAALASYLLGDSILQFSSIIGVYMFAMGIGAHMTRYIKDKDALNRFIDIEILVGIVGGISALLLFVLFGFSETPFRSILYGMVLTIGIVTGMELPLVMRVLNLREVEFKEVVSRVLTFDYLGALAVSLLFPLILAPKLGMARSALLFGILNTVVALLTARLFKKNLRRYRSLYLRGNMVLLILILLFCYANKITDKAEQHYFGDPVVYSTASPYQRLVITKWHNDTRLFINGNLQFSSMDEARYHEALVLPVMEQNPQTASVLILGGGDGLAAREVLKYPQVKQVTLVDLDASMTKVFRNSTHLRQLNQNSLNNPKMHIINADAAQWLEHNQQKFDAIIIDFPDPSNFSLGKLYSVPMYRMVAQHLNPQGNIVVQSTSPYFAPNAFWCIVNTLETAGLKTLPYHVYVPSFGEWGYVMANQSGEFLIPDHYQVPTRYLDADSTREMFIFPKDMQRRSVEPNHLNTQKLVEYFEADWRAVMR is encoded by the coding sequence GTGAATCCTGCTTTAATTGTATCGGTATTTGTGGTAGCCAGTTGCGGTCTGGCATATGAACTGATTATTGCTGCTCTGGCCAGTTATCTGCTTGGTGATTCGATACTTCAGTTTTCTTCAATTATTGGCGTGTACATGTTTGCGATGGGTATCGGTGCACATATGACACGCTATATTAAGGATAAAGATGCATTAAACCGTTTTATTGATATCGAAATTCTGGTGGGTATCGTTGGCGGTATTTCTGCGCTGCTGCTGTTTGTTCTGTTTGGCTTCTCTGAGACACCTTTTCGTTCGATACTGTACGGAATGGTACTGACCATTGGTATTGTTACCGGAATGGAACTGCCGCTGGTCATGCGGGTACTCAATTTACGGGAAGTTGAATTTAAAGAAGTCGTTAGCCGAGTGCTGACTTTTGATTATCTGGGTGCACTGGCTGTTTCTCTGCTCTTCCCTTTGATTCTGGCACCCAAACTCGGTATGGCCAGAAGCGCTCTGCTGTTCGGTATTCTGAATACAGTTGTTGCATTATTAACTGCACGGTTATTTAAAAAAAACTTACGCCGCTACCGCAGCCTGTATCTGCGCGGTAATATGGTTCTGCTTATTCTGATTCTTCTTTTCTGCTATGCCAATAAAATTACCGATAAGGCAGAACAGCATTATTTCGGCGATCCGGTCGTATACAGCACAGCCTCTCCTTATCAGCGTCTGGTCATTACAAAATGGCATAATGATACCCGCTTATTTATCAACGGCAATTTACAATTTTCTTCAATGGATGAAGCCCGTTATCACGAAGCACTGGTCTTGCCGGTAATGGAACAGAATCCTCAGACTGCCAGTGTTCTGATACTGGGCGGCGGTGACGGACTGGCTGCTCGTGAAGTACTGAAATACCCTCAGGTTAAGCAGGTTACTCTGGTCGATCTGGATGCCAGCATGACTAAAGTATTCCGTAACTCTACTCATTTGCGCCAGCTTAACCAGAATTCACTGAATAATCCGAAAATGCATATTATCAATGCGGATGCGGCACAGTGGCTGGAACACAATCAGCAGAAATTTGATGCAATCATTATCGATTTTCCCGACCCGTCTAATTTTTCTCTGGGCAAGCTGTATTCAGTTCCGATGTACCGGATGGTTGCACAGCATTTAAATCCTCAGGGCAATATCGTAGTGCAGTCCACTTCACCTTATTTTGCCCCGAATGCGTTCTGGTGTATTGTGAACACACTGGAAACGGCCGGCTTAAAGACTCTGCCTTACCATGTTTATGTTCCGTCATTCGGTGAATGGGGTTATGTAATGGCAAATCAGAGCGGTGAATTTCTGATTCCTGATCATTATCAGGTACCAACACGCTATCTGGATGCCGATAGTACAAGAGAAATGTTTATTTTTCCGAAAGATATGCAACGCCGCTCTGTTGAACCCAATCATCTGAATACACAAAAGCTGGTAGAGTATTTTGAGGCTGACTGGCGCGCTGTCATGCGCTAA
- the gltB gene encoding glutamate synthase large subunit gives MSSLYDHSLVKENCGFGLIANIEGEASHKVVRTAILGLSRMQHRGAILSDGKTGDGCGLLLQMPKKFFQAVAEEEGITLAKNFAVGMIFFPRDEALLEEYKAIIEEELTRETLNISFWRPVPTNPKMLGSIALADMPYIQQVFVNAPAGWLPRDLERRLFMTRRRVEKRINHRDFYICSLSNQTMIYKGLCMPKDLPRFYPDLADLRMQSAICLFHQRFSTNTLPRWQLAQPFRYLAHNGEINTISGNRAWARARSYKYHTPLIPDLQTAAPFVNETGSDSSSLDNMLELFVNGGMDLFRAMRLLVPPAWQHNPDMDEGLRAFYDFNSMHMEPWDGPAGIVLSDGRYAACTLDRNGLRPARYVITQDKLITIASEVGIWDYAPDEVLEKGRVGPGELLVIDTREGRLMHSADINTELKTRHPYKEWLDKNVLSLIPFEKLPDEEAGTSSLSADQLLVYQKLFGYDMEELENVVRILGENGQEPVGSMGDDTPFAVLSQRPRVLYDYFRQYFAQVTNPPIDPLREKHVMSLNTCIGREMSVFFEAEGMSHRVNFKSPVLLYSDMQQLLQLSAEHYQHHHLDAVYNPNETSLQEALVHLCDEAVAAVRNGAVLLVISDRNVSRNAIAIPAVFSVGAIQQRLVETNLRCDANIIVETASARNPHHFAVLIGLGATAVYPYLAYESLARMVSIGAITKPLRQVMLNFRNGINKGLYKIISKMGISTISSYRCACLFEAVGFHHEVMQLCFKNMINRIEGATFAQLDDELRWLHKRAWQKSRGLEIGGYLKYKPQGEYHAYNPEVVNTLQAAINTGDYSRYRRYADAVNHRPPAMLRDLLRLKTDNATPVKLEQVEAAENLYKRFDSAAMSIGALSPEAHEALATAMNRLGGFSNSGEGGEDPNRYGTERVSRIKQVASGRFGVTPAYLMSADVIQIKVAQGAKPGEGGQLPGDKVTPYIAQLRFAVPGSTLISPPPHHDIYSIEDLAQLIFDLKQINPRALISVKLVSLPGVGTIATGVAKAYADLITISGYDGGTGASPITSVKYAGSPWELGLAETQQALVENNLRHKVRLQVDGGLKTGLDIVKAAILGAESFGFGTGPMIALGCRYLRICHLNNCATGVATQDDTLRHEHFHGLPEKAMNYFKFIAQDVREIMAQLGVTQLTDLIGRTELLEIVSGITPKQGTLDLCKLLYSPKVPDGSSRYCTQTNPPFDPGRLNRTIMEDIGDAIQSGEDVELNYDINNTDRSVGASLSGRIAETYGNRGHVPQRFDIYLTGTAGQSFGVWLAGTVNLYLTGDANDYVGKGMAGGKIVIHPHGGTAFRPEDTTIIGNTCLYGATGGKLFASGKAGERFAVRNSGATVVVEGIGDNGCEYMTGGVVCVLGKTGINFGAGMTGGFAYVLDVDGCFKQRINPELVEGLDISELTMHQENLRGLIAEHVENTHSPLGERILAEWDNYVSRFVLVKPKANDVDALLGHKPRTVTELRAVTQ, from the coding sequence AACGCTGAATATTTCATTCTGGCGGCCTGTTCCCACCAATCCGAAAATGCTTGGTTCCATTGCTCTGGCGGATATGCCTTATATTCAGCAGGTGTTTGTTAATGCGCCTGCCGGCTGGCTGCCGCGTGATTTGGAACGGCGGCTGTTTATGACCCGCCGGCGTGTTGAAAAACGGATTAATCATCGTGATTTTTATATTTGCAGCTTATCCAATCAGACGATGATTTATAAAGGGCTGTGTATGCCCAAGGATTTGCCGCGGTTTTATCCTGATCTGGCTGATTTGCGCATGCAAAGTGCTATTTGTCTGTTTCACCAGCGCTTTTCAACCAATACATTGCCACGCTGGCAGCTGGCTCAGCCATTCCGTTATCTGGCACACAATGGTGAAATTAATACTATTTCAGGGAATCGTGCCTGGGCGCGCGCACGCTCGTATAAATACCATACACCGCTGATTCCCGATTTGCAGACTGCTGCGCCGTTTGTAAATGAAACCGGTTCGGATTCCAGCTCTCTGGACAATATGCTGGAGCTGTTTGTGAATGGCGGTATGGATTTGTTCCGGGCTATGCGTCTGCTGGTACCGCCGGCATGGCAGCACAATCCGGATATGGATGAGGGTTTGCGTGCATTTTACGATTTTAATTCCATGCATATGGAACCATGGGACGGTCCGGCCGGTATTGTACTGAGTGACGGCCGCTATGCGGCCTGTACGCTGGACAGAAATGGTTTACGGCCGGCGCGCTATGTTATTACTCAGGATAAACTGATTACGATTGCTTCTGAAGTGGGTATCTGGGATTACGCACCGGATGAAGTACTGGAAAAAGGCCGTGTCGGACCGGGTGAGTTGCTGGTGATAGATACGCGTGAAGGCCGGCTGATGCATTCAGCGGATATCAATACTGAGCTGAAAACCCGGCATCCGTATAAAGAATGGCTGGATAAAAATGTATTATCGCTGATTCCGTTTGAAAAACTGCCGGATGAAGAGGCCGGTACCTCCAGTTTGTCAGCAGACCAGTTACTGGTTTATCAGAAACTGTTCGGTTATGACATGGAAGAGCTGGAAAATGTGGTGCGGATACTGGGAGAAAACGGACAGGAACCGGTAGGATCAATGGGTGACGATACGCCATTTGCGGTGTTGTCACAACGGCCGCGGGTACTGTACGACTATTTCCGTCAGTATTTTGCTCAGGTAACCAATCCGCCGATTGACCCCTTGCGCGAAAAACATGTGATGAGCCTGAATACTTGTATCGGGCGAGAAATGAGTGTGTTTTTTGAAGCTGAGGGAATGTCACACCGGGTGAATTTTAAATCGCCGGTATTGCTGTACTCTGATATGCAGCAGTTATTGCAGTTATCAGCTGAGCATTACCAGCATCATCATCTGGATGCTGTTTATAACCCGAATGAAACCAGTTTGCAGGAAGCACTGGTACATTTATGCGATGAAGCCGTGGCTGCTGTCAGAAACGGTGCTGTTCTGCTGGTGATATCAGACCGCAATGTCAGCCGGAATGCTATTGCTATTCCTGCTGTTTTCAGTGTCGGTGCTATTCAGCAGCGTCTGGTCGAAACCAATTTGCGCTGTGATGCCAATATTATTGTTGAAACTGCCTCGGCACGTAATCCGCACCATTTTGCGGTACTGATTGGTCTGGGTGCCACGGCAGTGTATCCGTATCTGGCGTATGAAAGTCTGGCCAGAATGGTCAGCATTGGTGCAATTACCAAACCATTACGGCAGGTAATGCTGAATTTCCGCAATGGTATTAATAAGGGGCTGTATAAAATCATCTCCAAAATGGGTATTTCAACGATTTCTTCCTATCGTTGTGCCTGTTTGTTTGAAGCAGTGGGCTTTCATCACGAAGTGATGCAGTTATGCTTTAAGAATATGATTAATCGGATTGAAGGTGCAACATTTGCCCAGTTGGATGATGAGCTCAGATGGCTTCACAAGCGGGCATGGCAGAAAAGCCGCGGACTGGAAATCGGCGGTTATCTGAAATACAAGCCGCAGGGTGAATATCATGCCTATAATCCTGAGGTGGTGAATACATTGCAGGCGGCCATAAATACCGGAGACTATAGCCGTTACCGTCGCTATGCAGATGCAGTTAACCACCGTCCGCCTGCTATGCTGCGAGATTTGCTGCGTCTGAAAACTGATAATGCAACGCCGGTTAAACTGGAACAAGTAGAAGCAGCAGAAAATCTGTATAAGCGCTTTGACAGTGCGGCAATGTCTATCGGCGCACTGAGTCCGGAAGCGCATGAAGCGCTGGCTACTGCGATGAACCGTCTGGGCGGTTTCTCCAATTCGGGAGAAGGGGGCGAAGATCCGAACCGCTACGGTACTGAACGGGTATCACGGATTAAACAGGTGGCTTCCGGCCGTTTTGGTGTAACACCGGCTTATCTGATGAGTGCTGATGTTATTCAGATTAAAGTGGCACAGGGTGCCAAGCCGGGTGAAGGTGGTCAGTTACCCGGGGATAAGGTGACTCCGTACATTGCTCAGCTGCGCTTTGCCGTGCCCGGGTCTACGCTGATTTCGCCGCCACCGCATCATGATATTTATTCAATTGAAGATTTGGCACAGCTGATTTTTGACTTGAAACAGATTAATCCGCGTGCGCTGATTTCAGTTAAGCTGGTGTCTTTACCGGGTGTGGGTACGATTGCTACCGGTGTGGCTAAGGCATATGCGGATCTGATTACTATTTCCGGCTATGACGGCGGTACCGGTGCCAGTCCGATAACCAGTGTGAAATATGCCGGCAGCCCGTGGGAACTGGGTCTGGCTGAAACTCAGCAGGCTCTGGTAGAAAATAATCTGCGCCACAAAGTGCGCTTACAGGTCGACGGTGGTCTGAAAACCGGGCTGGATATTGTGAAGGCAGCTATTCTGGGGGCTGAAAGTTTTGGTTTTGGTACCGGGCCGATGATTGCACTGGGCTGCCGCTATCTGCGCATTTGCCATCTGAATAACTGCGCTACCGGTGTAGCGACACAGGATGATACTCTGCGCCATGAACATTTCCACGGCCTGCCTGAGAAAGCAATGAATTATTTCAAATTCATCGCACAGGATGTACGCGAAATTATGGCGCAGCTCGGTGTAACTCAGTTAACTGATTTAATCGGCCGTACTGAGTTACTGGAAATTGTTTCCGGAATTACGCCTAAACAAGGTACGCTGGATTTGTGCAAGCTGCTGTATTCCCCGAAAGTACCGGATGGCAGCTCACGCTACTGTACCCAGACCAATCCTCCGTTTGATCCGGGGCGCCTTAACCGTACCATCATGGAGGATATTGGTGATGCGATACAAAGCGGTGAGGATGTTGAATTAAATTATGATATTAATAATACCGACCGTTCAGTAGGTGCCTCATTATCCGGCCGGATTGCAGAAACTTACGGTAATCGTGGTCACGTACCTCAGCGTTTTGATATCTATCTGACCGGAACAGCCGGACAAAGTTTTGGCGTATGGCTGGCCGGAACTGTAAATTTATATCTCACCGGGGATGCCAATGATTATGTGGGTAAAGGTATGGCCGGCGGCAAAATTGTGATTCATCCGCACGGCGGCACAGCTTTCCGTCCTGAAGACACGACAATTATCGGCAATACCTGTCTGTATGGTGCTACCGGTGGCAAGCTTTTTGCTTCCGGTAAGGCCGGTGAACGTTTTGCCGTGCGCAATTCCGGCGCTACGGTGGTCGTAGAAGGCATTGGTGACAATGGCTGTGAATATATGACTGGTGGTGTGGTATGCGTACTCGGTAAAACCGGAATTAATTTTGGTGCCGGTATGACCGGCGGCTTTGCCTATGTACTGGATGTAGACGGCTGCTTTAAACAGCGGATTAATCCGGAGCTGGTGGAAGGGCTGGATATCAGTGAATTAACTATGCATCAGGAAAATCTGCGCGGGTTAATTGCCGAGCATGTAGAGAATACCCACAGTCCGTTAGGGGAGCGCATTCTGGCAGAATGGGATAATTATGTCAGCCGTTTTGTGCTGGTTAAACCGAAAGCCAATGATGTTGATGCGTTACTGGGACATAAGCCGCGTACAGTTACAGAACTGCGTGCAGTGACCCAGTAA
- a CDS encoding FAD-dependent oxidoreductase, which translates to MSQRENVYQFIDVPRVDPPKEPLTVRRHEFAEIYQPFTTAQAIAQADRCLACGNPYCQNKCPLHNNIPNWLRLANEGRIIEAVELAHSTNSLPEVCGRVCPQDRLCEGDCTLNAEFGAVTIGAIEKYITEQAFAQGWHPDISKVEKVGKKVAVVGAGPAGLGCADVLIRNGVDVTVYERATEIGGLLTFGIPAFKLEKEVMMRRRHVLTDMGIEFRLGVTVGEDVTLQELEQQYDAVFLGVGTYQGLRAGIENEDAAGVYLALPYLIGNTEHLLNIPSKDYVSMADKRVVVLGGGDTAMDCVRTALRQQAKEVICAYRRDAANMPGSKKEFNNAREEGVQFKFNVQPQAVVTDADGTVSGIQVVKTIMGAPDERGRRRAEIVAGSEEVIACDAVIVAFGFAPHSMPWLNSVGVTVDERGRIQTCGEYKQQTANPRIFAGGDITRGSDLVVTAIAEGRDAAQSIMDYLEV; encoded by the coding sequence ATGAGTCAACGCGAAAATGTTTATCAGTTTATTGATGTGCCGCGTGTCGATCCCCCGAAAGAACCGCTGACTGTACGTCGGCATGAGTTTGCGGAAATTTATCAGCCGTTTACTACTGCACAGGCTATTGCGCAGGCAGACCGCTGTCTGGCCTGTGGTAATCCGTACTGTCAGAATAAATGCCCTTTACACAATAATATTCCCAACTGGTTGCGACTGGCCAATGAAGGAAGAATTATCGAAGCAGTTGAACTGGCACACTCTACCAACAGTCTGCCGGAAGTCTGCGGACGGGTTTGCCCGCAAGACCGCTTGTGTGAAGGTGATTGCACGCTGAATGCTGAATTCGGAGCGGTTACGATTGGAGCCATTGAAAAATACATTACTGAACAGGCTTTTGCACAGGGATGGCATCCTGATATCAGTAAGGTGGAAAAAGTAGGCAAAAAAGTGGCGGTAGTCGGTGCCGGTCCGGCCGGGCTGGGTTGTGCCGATGTACTGATTCGCAATGGTGTGGATGTTACAGTTTACGAACGGGCGACAGAAATCGGCGGTTTACTGACTTTCGGTATTCCGGCTTTTAAACTGGAAAAAGAAGTGATGATGCGCCGCCGTCATGTACTGACTGATATGGGTATTGAGTTCAGACTGGGGGTAACAGTAGGTGAAGATGTTACCCTGCAAGAGCTGGAACAGCAGTATGATGCGGTATTTCTGGGTGTAGGTACTTATCAGGGGCTGCGTGCAGGAATTGAAAATGAAGATGCCGCTGGTGTCTATCTAGCATTGCCTTATTTAATCGGCAATACCGAACATTTGCTGAATATTCCCAGTAAAGATTATGTTTCTATGGCCGATAAGCGCGTAGTGGTTCTTGGCGGTGGTGATACTGCCATGGATTGTGTGCGTACAGCTTTACGTCAGCAGGCAAAAGAGGTTATCTGTGCCTATCGCCGCGATGCGGCCAATATGCCCGGGTCAAAAAAAGAATTCAATAATGCGCGTGAAGAAGGTGTTCAGTTCAAATTCAATGTGCAGCCACAGGCAGTAGTGACTGATGCTGATGGTACAGTAAGCGGTATTCAGGTAGTAAAAACCATAATGGGTGCGCCAGATGAACGCGGGCGCCGGCGTGCTGAAATTGTTGCCGGCAGTGAAGAAGTGATTGCCTGCGATGCGGTGATTGTGGCGTTTGGTTTTGCTCCGCACAGTATGCCCTGGTTAAACAGTGTTGGTGTTACTGTGGATGAACGCGGCCGGATTCAGACCTGTGGTGAATATAAACAGCAGACAGCCAACCCCAGAATTTTTGCCGGTGGTGATATTACCCGTGGTTCTGATCTGGTGGTTACTGCTATTGCCGAAGGTCGAGATGCGGCACAAAGTATTATGGATTATCTTGAAGTTTAG
- a CDS encoding DUF350 domain-containing protein: MTIPLLQYLQYLKYFAVALSMLIAFALLYMRITPVAELKLIKQGNIACAVSLSGSMIGFCITLTSSMLQSVNLVSFIIWGIAAMIIQILVYLIATLLIPKANQELVNNNIAVGILFFGLSVAIGILNAAALS; encoded by the coding sequence ATGACAATTCCTTTATTGCAATATCTCCAATATTTAAAATATTTTGCGGTGGCGCTATCCATGCTAATCGCATTTGCTTTGTTATATATGCGTATTACTCCTGTAGCTGAGCTGAAATTAATTAAACAGGGGAATATTGCCTGTGCTGTTTCGCTGAGCGGCTCAATGATTGGTTTTTGCATCACTCTGACTTCCAGTATGCTGCAATCAGTTAATCTGGTCAGTTTTATTATCTGGGGCATAGCAGCCATGATTATTCAGATTCTGGTGTATTTGATTGCTACATTGCTGATACCTAAAGCTAATCAGGAACTGGTAAATAATAATATTGCAGTCGGAATTCTGTTTTTTGGTTTGTCTGTGGCTATCGGTATTCTTAATGCTGCAGCATTAAGTTAA
- a CDS encoding FAD-dependent oxidoreductase, giving the protein MKISRRRFLSHVLGASMVGLTGYEAWRYFRPGQPPVSIAFPGKATGHAIRDARINVPAEIPRFSVNTVIVGSGAAALAAAWQLSRQGMQDYILLDGAERNGNNRGEQQFGVNYPTGAHYLPLPSPESEHIRELLSDLQLCQHGVYDERALLQVPNERLFYQQQWQNDLLPHTDADSKRFFQFVHRLSSQRGTDGKRLFTIPLDLASMDSQWRRLEKITFADWLEQQNYRSPTFLWYLDYCCRDDYGQGIRQISAWAGLHYFCARGNQQNEHGTIMTWPDGLNELSQRIRTFCRLHPVTGLADISLPRTQPYSINAFAVSIEEHNQGVRLLICTERQQYYWLEAQHAVCAMPLYIAAHVVKDIQQYGFKPDIHMPQYAPWIVANFLLRGFPAERKGSKLAWDNILYQGKGLGYVVATHQQIRQGPPAYTSFTAYTALNHDTPANVRRWMLSASTDEIYQCAAAELEQIYGVKLRRRMLQARLSLRGHAMAVPQPGYLSNQGLQSLRTYTGRLQFAHSDLSGYSIFEEACYWGKRAAVQILAQH; this is encoded by the coding sequence ATGAAAATCAGTCGTCGCCGTTTTCTCAGCCATGTGCTCGGTGCCAGTATGGTAGGTCTAACCGGCTATGAGGCATGGCGCTATTTCAGACCCGGGCAGCCGCCAGTCAGTATAGCTTTTCCCGGTAAGGCAACCGGCCATGCTATTCGTGATGCTCGTATAAATGTCCCGGCAGAGATACCCAGATTCAGCGTGAATACTGTGATTGTCGGCAGCGGGGCGGCAGCTCTGGCTGCGGCGTGGCAATTATCCAGACAAGGCATGCAGGATTATATTTTACTTGACGGGGCTGAACGCAATGGCAATAACCGCGGCGAACAGCAGTTTGGCGTAAACTATCCGACCGGAGCCCATTATCTGCCCCTGCCTTCGCCTGAATCAGAACATATTCGCGAACTACTTAGTGATTTACAGCTCTGTCAGCATGGTGTCTATGATGAGCGGGCTTTGCTTCAAGTACCTAATGAGCGTCTGTTTTATCAGCAGCAATGGCAGAACGATTTACTGCCACACACAGATGCCGACAGTAAACGCTTTTTTCAGTTTGTACACAGGCTCAGTAGTCAGCGTGGTACGGATGGTAAGCGTTTATTCACTATTCCGCTTGATTTAGCCAGCATGGATAGCCAATGGCGCCGTCTGGAAAAAATAACATTTGCTGACTGGCTTGAGCAGCAAAACTATCGTTCGCCGACATTTTTATGGTATCTGGACTATTGCTGCCGTGATGATTATGGACAAGGTATCAGACAAATCAGTGCCTGGGCAGGTTTGCACTATTTTTGTGCGCGCGGTAATCAGCAAAATGAGCATGGCACAATAATGACATGGCCTGATGGTTTGAATGAACTGTCGCAACGGATACGCACGTTCTGCCGCCTGCATCCGGTAACCGGTCTGGCGGATATTAGTTTGCCACGCACTCAGCCATATAGCATCAATGCCTTTGCTGTTTCAATTGAGGAGCATAATCAGGGTGTTCGCCTACTTATCTGTACAGAGCGGCAACAATATTACTGGCTTGAGGCTCAGCATGCTGTATGTGCCATGCCACTTTATATTGCAGCCCATGTAGTTAAAGATATTCAGCAGTACGGATTCAAACCGGATATTCATATGCCGCAATATGCACCATGGATTGTGGCAAATTTTCTGCTGCGTGGTTTTCCGGCAGAACGCAAGGGCAGCAAACTCGCCTGGGATAATATCCTCTATCAGGGGAAAGGACTGGGTTATGTGGTGGCAACCCACCAGCAAATCCGGCAAGGGCCACCAGCCTATACCTCATTTACCGCCTATACTGCACTGAATCATGATACCCCTGCTAATGTGCGCCGCTGGATGCTGTCTGCATCAACCGATGAAATTTATCAGTGTGCGGCCGCAGAACTGGAGCAAATCTATGGAGTTAAACTACGCCGGCGTATGTTGCAGGCGCGTTTAAGTTTACGTGGCCATGCCATGGCTGTACCGCAACCGGGCTATCTGTCCAATCAGGGTTTACAGTCACTGCGTACTTATACCGGTCGCTTACAGTTTGCACACAGTGATTTATCCGGTTATTCGATTTTTGAAGAAGCCTGCTACTGGGGTAAACGTGCGGCAGTTCAGATACTGGCACAACACTAA
- a CDS encoding SPFH domain-containing protein produces the protein MVMNSIFGSNGLGGFIKKQFIDVIQWENPDPDVLMWRFPLQDQEIQNGAALVVREAQSALFVDEGQIADQFGTGTFTLNTQNLPLLTNLKNWSKLFQSPFKSDVYFFNLRQQLSRRWGTAQPVTIRDSDFGVIAVRSFGMYTFRIAQPAVFFREVSGVCEEYRTETLEEQLRNLVITQMATAFGNSSIPFLDMAANQLMLSQQMITLLKPAFAELGLELEKFTVESITLPENLQKRLDERIGMGIVGDIARYTQYQTAQAIPLAAENEGGIAGIGAGLGVGMNIATVMTSGLTGTVAAQTAPAGSTENGTSDLTARLAQLKTLLEQNLISQNDYDTAKAEIIKKITG, from the coding sequence ATGGTAATGAATTCAATTTTTGGCAGTAATGGTCTGGGTGGCTTCATTAAGAAACAATTTATTGACGTTATCCAGTGGGAAAATCCTGACCCGGATGTGTTAATGTGGCGGTTTCCCTTACAGGATCAGGAAATTCAGAATGGTGCCGCTCTGGTGGTGCGTGAAGCACAGTCTGCTCTTTTTGTGGATGAAGGTCAGATTGCAGATCAGTTTGGTACAGGAACATTTACCCTTAATACCCAGAATCTGCCTTTACTCACCAATCTGAAAAACTGGAGTAAATTATTTCAGTCTCCATTTAAATCGGATGTGTATTTTTTCAATCTGCGTCAGCAATTATCCAGACGCTGGGGGACTGCACAGCCGGTTACCATTCGCGACAGTGATTTTGGCGTCATCGCTGTACGCTCGTTTGGCATGTACACTTTTCGCATTGCCCAGCCGGCAGTTTTCTTTCGTGAAGTAAGCGGTGTCTGTGAAGAATACCGAACTGAAACATTGGAAGAGCAGCTGCGTAATCTAGTTATTACTCAGATGGCCACTGCTTTTGGCAATTCTTCTATTCCTTTTCTGGATATGGCTGCTAACCAGCTAATGCTGTCACAGCAAATGATAACATTACTAAAACCGGCTTTTGCAGAGCTCGGACTGGAGCTGGAAAAGTTTACTGTGGAAAGCATTACTCTGCCGGAAAATCTGCAAAAGCGCCTCGATGAGCGTATCGGCATGGGTATTGTCGGGGATATAGCACGTTACACCCAGTATCAGACTGCACAGGCCATTCCGCTGGCAGCGGAGAATGAAGGCGGTATTGCCGGAATTGGTGCCGGACTGGGGGTCGGTATGAATATAGCCACTGTGATGACTTCAGGTCTGACCGGAACGGTGGCTGCACAGACTGCACCGGCCGGTAGTACTGAAAACGGAACTTCAGATTTAACTGCCCGGCTCGCGCAACTGAAAACATTGCTGGAGCAAAACCTGATTAGTCAGAATGATTATGATACTGCCAAGGCTGAGATTATCAAAAAAATCACCGGTTAA